The Bosea sp. 685 DNA window TGGCGCAGGATGGCAGCATCCGCCCACATTGGGAGCCGTTCCTGACGGAATGGAGCGCGCTCTCGCAAGACGAGCTCAACCAGCGCTTTGGCCTCGCCGACCGCCATGTCCACGACACCGGCGTCTCCTACCGCGTTCATGGCGATATCGACGAGCGCGATCCGCAGGCTGGCGAGCGCGCCTGGCCATTGAGCCATGTGCCACTGGTGATGACCGGGGCGGAATGGCAGACCATCGCGGCCGGCGTCGCGCAACGCGCGCAATTGCTGGCCTCATTGCTCGACGACATCTACGGTCCCGGCGAGATGGTCGCGAAGGGCCTGCTGCCGGCGGCGGTCGTCACGGGGAGCCCGGACTATCTGCGCCCGCTCCACGGCGCGCCGGATGGCGGCTCCCTGCAGCTCTACGCCGCCGATCTCGGCCGCGGGCCGGATGGGCGCTGGTGGGTGCTGGGCGACCGCGCCCAGGCGCCGTCAGGCGCCGGCTACGCGCTGGAGAACCGGCTGGCGCTGGCGCGCGCCTTTCCCGACCTGTTCCGGACGATGAACATCGAGCGGCTCGCCACTTTCTTCCAGGGCTTCCGTGCCGGGCTCGTCGCCAAGTCCAGGCGCGTCGAGCCGCGCATCTGCCTGCTGACGCCCGGGCCGCTGAACGAGAGCTATTTCGAGCAGGCCTATCTCGCGCGCTATCTCGGCTTCCTGCTCGTCGAGGGCGGCGACCTGATGATGCGCGACGGACGCATCCATGTCCGCACCATTGCCGGCCCCAAGCGCGCCGACGTGATCTGGCGGCGCATCGATGGCGATTTCTCCGACCCGCTTGAACTGAATGCGCGCTCGGCGCTGGGCGTGGCCGGACTCGTGCAGGCGGTGCGCCAGGGCCATGTCCATGTCGCCAACGGGCTCGGTTCCGGCGTCGTCGAGGCGCGTGCACTGATGGGCTTCCTGCCCAAATTGGGCAAGCAGCTTCTCGGCGAGGAGATGATCCTGCCCAATGTCGCGACCTGGTGGTGCGGCCAGCCGCGCGAGCGTGCCGCCGTGCTCGACCGCCTGGACGAGATGAGCATCGCGCCGGCCTTCCGCTCCGCCGGGAGCGGTCTCGACAGCGATCCGATCCTGGCGGGAGAACTGCCGGCGGCCGAGCGCGCCGCCTTGCGGGCGCGGATCGAGGCGCGCGGGATGGATTATGTCGGCCAGGAGGTGGTGCGGCTCTCGACCATGCCGGTCTTCCAGAACGGCCGTTTGCAGCCGCACCCTGTCACCTTGCGCGTCTTCGCCGCCGCCACGCCCGATGGCTGGAAGGTCATGCCCGGCGGCTTCTGCCGCATCTCCGACGAGCCCGATGCTCGCGCCGTCAGCATGCGCAGCGGCGTGCGCTCCAGCGATGTCTGGGTCACCTCGGATACGCCCGTCGAGCAGGTCAGCCTGCTGCCCAGCGGCGACCGCATCGCGATCCGCCGCGTCGTCGGGACCTTGCCGAGCCGCGCCGCCGACAATCTGTTCTGGCTCGGGCGCTATCTCGAGCGGACGGAGGCGACGCTGCGGCTCGTGCGCGCCTTGCTCGGCCGCCTGATCGACGCCGACACGACCAATCCCACCCGGCCCGACACGGTGCGCCGCCTCGCCAATCTCCTGGTCGCCTGGGGCGCGGCGCCTGCGGCCAAAGCCTCGACAGCGAAGGGCTCGACCGCCCGCAATCTCACGAGTGCCAAGGGCTCGCCGGTTCTGGCGCAGGCGACCTCCGCGCTCTACGACGCAGCCGAATACGGCTCGGCCCGCGCTAATGTCGGCGAGGCGCGGCGCACCGCCTCCGTCATCCGCGAGCGGCTTTCGATCGACGCCTGGCGGCTGTTCGGCGATTTGCAGCGTCAATTGACGCTTGAGCCCGGACGGCAGCCCAGCGAAGGCGAAGTCTACGAGGTTGCGGATCGCGCCTTGAAGACGCTCGCCGCCTTCTCCGGCCTGAGCCAGGAGAACATGGTGCGCGGCGCGGGCTGGCGCTTCCTCGACATCGGCCGGCGACTGGAGCGTGGCGTCGCGACCTGCCGCTTCGCCCGCCATTTCGCCGAGACGACGGCCCAGAGCGACGGCCTCGACGCCCTGCTCGACCTGACCGATTCGCAGATCACCTACCGCTCGCGCTACATGCTCGGCGCGAGCCTGCAGCCGGTGCTCGATCTGGTCATGCTCGACCCCTATAATCCCCGCTCCGTCGCCTTCCAGGTCGATCGTCTCGACATCGAGATCGCGCATCTGCCGTCGCTGACGGAAGATGGCATGCTGGAAGCGCCGCGCCGGCTCGTGCTGAAGCTCGCGGCAGAATGCCGGACATCGGAGGCTAGCCGGCTCGACCGCACCAGCATCCTGCTGTTCGAGCAATTGCTGATGGGGCTGTCGAGCGCGATCGCCGACCGCTACTTCCTCCAGAACAGCGGGCCGGAAGGCTCAAGGCTGACAGGCATCGCGTGATCTACGACGTTCGTCACCTGACCACCTACGGCTATAGCCGTCCGGTGCCTTTCGCGCGTTGCATCCTGCGTCTTCTGCCGCGCGACGATGGCGGGCAGACAGTGCGGAAGAGCGAGCTCGTCGTGACGCCCCGCCCGGCCGAGCGCATCGACGGGATCTGCTTCTTCGGCAACCAGATGACGACGCTGACGATCTCCAAGGCGCATCGCGAATTGAAGGTCGAGATGCGCGCCCGCGTCGAGGTCAACCGGCCCGCACCGCCCTTTCCGGGCCTGACCCGGCATTGGGAGGAGGTCGGCGCGCTGGCCCTGGCCTCGACGAGCCTGGCGCCCGAATCCCCGACGCATCACCTCTATCCGAGCCGGCTGGTGCCGCAGGTCGGCGAGGTCGTCGACTATGCCCGCAAGAGCTTTTCGCCGCTGCGGCCGGTGCTGGAGGCGGCTTCCGAGCTGATGGCGCGGATCCGTGCCGACTTCACCTACGACCCTGATGCAACCGAGGTTACGACGCCGCTGGCCGAGGCCTTCCGCCAGCGCCACGGCGTCTGCCAGGATTTCGCGCATATCATGATCGCCGGCCTGCGCGGGCTCGGCCTGCCCGCCGCCTATGTCAGCGGCTATATCCGCACGATCCCGCCGCCGGGCCAGAAGCGCCTCGAAGGCTCGGATGCGAGCCATGCCTGGGTCACGCTCTGGTGCGGACCGGAGACCGGCTGGATCGGGCTCGACCCGACCAATGACCTGATCGTCGCCGACGACCATATCGTCACCGCCTTCGGCCGCGACTATGCCGATGTCTCGCCGCTCGACGGCGTGCTGATCGGCCCCGGCTCACAGAAGGTCGGCGTCGCTGTCGACGTCATCCCCATCGGATGATCCGTCCCGCCGCCATGCACGGCTTGGAGAGGGCTCTTTCCAGAAGTTAGTTGCTATGGCAACTTATCTCCCGCCGCGCCGCCGGCCATTGGCAATGCGCCCCGTTCCAGAGGGCGCTCGCGCCGGGCAGCGCCATGGGAGACACTGGCTTGCACACACAGGTCGCCATCATCGGTTCGGGCCCGGCAGGGCTGCTGCTCGGCCAATTGCTGCATCTGGCCGGCATCGACAGCGTCATCCTCGAGCGCAAGGACCGCGACTATGTGCTCGCCCGCATCCGCGCCGGGGTGCTGGAACAAGGCACGGTCGGCCTGATCGACAAGATCGGTGCAGGCGCGCGCCTCCAAGCGGAAGGGCTGAAGCATGACGGCTTCGACCTGCTCTTCGGCGGCCAGCGCCATCGCATCGCGCTCGACCGCGCGGCGGGAGGCGGGCATGTCACCGTCTACGGCCAGACCGAGGTGACGCGCGATCTGATGGACCAGCGCGCGACCCAGAACGGGCGGACCGTCTTCGAGGCTAAAGACGTCGCGCTGCATGATTTCGACCGCGACAGGCCCTTCGTCAGCTATGTCGAGAACGGCGTCCCCAAGCGCCTCGACTGCGATGTCATCGCCGGTTGCGACGGCTATCACGGCGTCTCGCGCGCCAGCGTGCCGGAGAGCGCGATCACGAGCTTCGAGCGCATCTATCCGTTCGGCTGGCTCGGCATCCTCGCCGATGTGCCGCCGGTCTCGCATGAATTGATCTATGCCGGCGGAGAGCGCGGCTTCGCGCTCTGCTCGATGCGCTCGGCCACACGCAGTCGCTATTACGTGCAATGCGCACTCGATCAGCGGGTCGAGGACTGGTCGGATGAGCGCTTCTGGGACGAGTTGCGCCGCCGGCTCGACCCGGCCTCGGCGGAGGCGCTGGTGACGGGCCCCTCGATCGAGAAATCAATCGCGCCATTGCGCTCCTTCGTGGCGGAGCCGATGCGGTTCGGGCGCTTGTTCCTGGCCGGCGACGCCGCCCATATCGTGCCGCCGACCGGGGCCAAAGGGCTGAACCTCGCCGCCAGCGACGTGCACTACCTGTCACAGGCGCTGATCGAGTTCTTCATCGAGCGTTCCAGCGCCGGCATCGACGCCTATTCGGCCAAGGCGCTGGCGCGCATCTGGAAGGCCGAGCGCTTCTCCTGGTGGTTGACCTCGCTGATGCACCATTTCCCGGAGAACGGCGCCTTCGCCCAGCGCATGCAGCGCGCCGAGCTCGACTATCTCGTCTCCTCCGACCATGCCATGGCGGCGCTGGCGGAGAACTATGTCGGTCTTCCCTACTGACCCTCAGGCCGCCTACTGACCCTCAGGCTGCGGCCTCCGCATCATCCGGCGGCATCACATGCTCCTCGCCCCATGCCCTGAGCGCCATGATGACCGGTTCCAGCGTCCGCCCCTTGGCCGACAGGCTGTATTCGACACGCGGGGGCACCTCGGCGAAGACGACGCGGACGATGAGACCGTCCGCCTCCAGCTCGCGCAGCTGAGCGGTCAGCATGCGCTGCGTCACGCCCGAAATGCTGCGGCGGATGGCGTTGAAGCGCAGCGTGCCTCCGAGCAGGTGATAGAGCACGATCCCCTTCCACTTGCCGCCGATCAGGCCCAGGGCGGCCTCAACCGGGCAGGCCGGGGAGTGGAACGGTTTCTGGAAACGAGGCGGCATGACAGTATCCTTTTCGATACTATATGCGGAAATTGTGCGTTCTTGCACAGCCTGTTTGTAAGGCGCATCTCGCCTGCATTGCAACGCAGGAGACAAAAGCCATGCGCGCCATCGGCTATCGTGAACCACAGCCCATCAGCTCGGAAACCAGCCTGATTGATCTCGATCTGCTCGCGCCCGTCGCGACCGGGCACGACCTTCTGGTCGAAGTGAAGGCCGTGTCGGTCAACCCGGTCGACACCAAGGTCCGCAGGAATGCCCGCCCGGCCGAGGGCGAAGTGCGCGTGCTGGGCTGGGACGCCGCCGGCGTCGTCAAGGCAGTCGGCCCCGATGTGAAGGCATTCAAGCCGGGCGACGCCGTGTTCTATGCCGGCGCGATCGACCGTCCGGGCTCCAATGCCGAGTTCCAGCTGGTCGATGAACGCATCGTCGGCATCAAACCCGCCAGCCTGAGCTTCGCGGAAGCCGCCGCCCTGCCGCTGACCGCGATCACGGCCTGGGAGGCCCTGTTCGACCGGATCAAGATCGCGGATGCGGTTCCAGGCGCGGCGAAGGCCGTGCTGATCGTCGGCGGGGCCGGCGGCGTCGGCTCGATCGCGATCCAGCTGGCGCGGCAATTGACGGACCTCACCGTGATCGCCACCGCCTCGCGGCCGGAGACGCAGGCCTGGGCCCGCGAGCTTGGCGCCCAGCATGTCATCGACCATGGCAAGCCGCTTGCCGCCGAAGTCGAAGCGCTGCGGATCGGCGCGCCCGGCCTCGTCTTCGTCACCACCCATACGCTGGATCATCTGCCGGAGATCATCAAACTGATCGCGCCGCAGGGCCGGATCGCAGTGATCGACGATGCTCCGGCGCTGGATGTCATGCCGCTGAAGGGCAAGAGCCTGTCGCTGCATTGGGAGATGATGTTCGCCCGCTCGCTGCACCAGACAGCCGACATGCAGGCGCAGGGCGATCTGCTCAACGAGGTCTCCCGGCTCGTCGATGCCGGCCGGATCCGCACTACGCTGACCGAGACCTTCGGAACGATCAATGCGGGCAATCTCAAGCGGGCTCATGCGCTGATCGAGACCAACCGCGCCAAAGGCAAGATCGTGCTGGAGGGGTTCTGACGCCTAAAAGCTAGAGCATTGCTCCTGCGAAAAAACGGTACCCAGTTTTTCGCGCAATGCTCTTAGCGCCACTCAGATGCCGGTCAGGTCGCGGCTCTGCCGATCGAGCTCGGCGTTGTAGCGGCGCAGGGCGAATTGTTCGGTGAGCAGGCCGAGGACCCGCAGGGATTCGCGGCCATCGACGACGACGAGCTCCTCGGTCTGCGAGGTCGCGAACAGGCTGGCGGCCTCGCGGATGTTCATATGAGGCAGCAGGACGTCCTTGCGATTGCGGGCGAGCTCCGCAATCGCCTCGACCGCAACATCGGCACCGTGAGCGTCGGCACCATATGCGTCAGCGACGAGGACGATGCCGGCATAGCGACCCAGTTCATCGACGAGCACGGCGCGCTGATTGGCGCCAAGCGGGAAATCGCGCCGGAACTGCTCCAGGGTCAGCGTCGCGGGCACGGTGCGCACATCCCGGCGCATCATCCGGCCGACGCTCAGCTCCCGCATCCAGCCGATATCGGCGGCGCTGCGGATGGTCTCGCCGCGCAGATGGAAGCGCCAGGTGGCGAAGGAGTAGCCGAAGGTCCGGCGCACCGTCATCGAGGACAGGACGGAGGCCGCGAGCACCGCGACCGTGAGCGGCAGGCTGCCCGTCGTCTCCAGCGCCAAGAACGACATCGTCAGCGGGCCTCCGACGACCGCGGTGGCCATCGCGCTCATGCCGATGACGGCGATGACCACGGAGGGCGTCTGCAGGCCAAAGCCGGTGATCCAGATCACGGCGACGAGCTTGCCGAACATCGCGCCGATGAACAGCGAGGCGAAGAAGAGGCCGCCGCGAAAGCCGGAGCCGATCGAGATCGCCGATGCCAGCGACTTCAGCACGATCACCAGGACGAGAAAGCCCGCCGGATAATAGGCATCGAAGCCGACATGCAGCGCCGAATGGCCGGAAGAGAGGACAGCCGGCGTCACCAGCGCCATCAGCCCGACGAGCAGGCCGCCGACCGCAGGCCGCAGCGCCAGTGGAATCCGGCTGCGGCGGAACAGGCTTTCGGCGAGCGCGACGCCGCGCATCAGCACGATGCCGAGACCTGCACAGAGGATGCCCATGATCATCACCAGCACGTAGTCGGAGCCCGAGAGCGGGCCGGAAAAGCCGAACTGCAGCGTCACAGGGGTGAGGAACAGCCGCGTGACGCCGACCGCGCAGATCGAGGCGACGACGACAGGCGCCAATGAGCCGACCGTATAGGTCACGATGATCAGCTCGAAGGCATAGAAGGCGCCGGTCAAGGGTGCATCGAAGGCGGCAGCGATCGCGCCCGCCGTGCCGCAGCCGACCAGCATGCGCAGATCGGCCCGCCGGACACGGAGAAGCCGCCCAAGGCCCGACGCGAAGGCCGCGCCGCCCTGGGTATAGCCCGCCTCCATGCCGACGGAGGCGCCAAAGCCGTTCGAGACCATGGTCTGGACCACCAGGATCAGGCTGTCCTTCAGCGACAGGCGCCCGCCATGAAGCGCATTCGCCTCGACCGGATCGACCACCGTGCCGCGGCCGCGACGGGCCAGGAGGAGGCCGATCGCCCCCATCACCAGACCACCCAGAACCGGCATGCCGACGGCTCGCAGCGGATCGACGAAGACCGCCCCGCTGACCTCGCCATGGCGCGTCGCGAAGAAGGCGGCATGCAGCGCCTTGGAGACGCCGACCATCGCCGTGACGAGCAGCCCTGCCCCGACCCCGATCAGTGCAGCCAGGAGCACGAGCGAGATGTCGTCGCTGCGCAGCAGGCGCGGCAGATTGCGCCGGAAGCGAAGATAGGCGGCGCGGCCATTGCGGCGGAGCCGCTGCGGCCGGGTCCGGCTGGCGGTCCTGGCGCTTAGAGTGTCAGCAACGCTCGTCATGAAAGCACGGCCCAGGGTCGAAGGGCGAGACTTCACGGACGGACAGACCGGCGATCCTCAGCCTCGCCGCGCTGTAGGTTTGGCGTCGGGCCAAGTCAACCCAGCCAACACGGTCAAGCCGACAGCAAAAAGACCGCGCCCGAAGGCGCGGCCCTTCAAAACGATGCGGGGTACGAGGGCTCAGGCCAGCGTGTAGGCCGTCTTGACCGTCGTATACATTTCCTTGGCGTAGGCGCCCTGCTCGCGCGGGCCGTAGCTCGAACCCTTCCGGCCGCCGAAGGGCACGTGATAGTCGACGCCGGCCGTGGCGAGGTTGACCATCACCATGCCGGCCTCGCTGTTGCGCTTGAAATGCGTCGCATACTTCAGCGAGGTGGTGCAGATGCCGGCCGAGAGGCCGAACTCGGTGTCGTTGGCGAGGTGAAGCGCCTCCTCGTAATCCTTGACGCGGATGACGTTGGCGACGGGGCCGAAGACCTCCTCGCGCGAGATGCGCATGGCGTTGGTCGTCTCGGTGAACAGCGCCGGCTGGAGATAGAAGCCGGGCGTTTCGCGCTTGAGAACTTCGCCGCCCCAGGCGAGCTTGCCGCCTTCGTCCTTGGCGATCTGGATGTATTTCAGGTCCTGGTCGAGCTGGCTCTGGTCGACGACCGGGCCGATATGAGTGCCGCTTTTCAGCGCATCGTCGACCACGACGCCCTTCAGGCGCTCGATGCAGGCTTCGACGAAGCGGTCATGGATGCCGGCCTGGACGATCAGGCGCGAGGAGGCCGTGCAGCGCTGGCCGGTGGAGAAATAGGCGCCGGTGACGGCGGCCTCGACCGCGATCTTGAGGTCGGCATCGTCCAGCACCACGAGCGGGTTCTTGCCACCCATTTCGAGCTGGACCTTCTTCATCGGCGAGGAGGCGATGCAGGCCTCGGCGACCTTGCGGCCGGTCGAGACCGAGCCGGTGAAGGAGATCGCATGCACGTCCTTGTGCTGCAGCAGCGCCTGGCCGACGACCGAGCCGCGCCCCATGACGAGGTTGAGCACGCCCTTGGGCAGGCCGGCGCGCTGGATGATATCGACCAAGGCCCAGGCCGAGCCCGGCACGAGATCGGCCGGCTTGATGACGACGCAATTGCCATAGGCCAGCGCCGGCGCGATCTTCCAGGCCGGGATCGCGATCGGGAAATTCCAGGGCGTGATCATGCCGATGACGCCGACCGGCTCGCGGGTGATTTCGACGCCGACGCCGGGACGTACCGATGGGACGGCTTCGCCGCCGAGACGAAGGCACTCGCCGGCGAAGAAGGCGAAGATCTGGCCGGCCCGGCCGGCCTCGCCGATGCCCTCGGCCAGCGTCTTGCCCTCTTCGCGCGAGAGCAGGCGGCCGAGCTCTTCCTTGCGGGCGAGGATCTCGTCGGAGGCCTTCTTGAGGATCTCGTAGCGTTCCTGCGGACCCGAGCGGCTCCAGGCCGGGAAAGCAGCCTTGGCGGCCGCGACCGCGTCGTTCATCTGCTCGACGGAGCCCTGCGCATACTCGCCGACAACATCGTTGGTGTTGGACGGATTGATGTTGCGCGAGGCGTTGCCGGCGCTGGCCCATTCGCCGGCGATCAGGTTCTTGAACATCTCGGTCATCTCAGGCCTCCCACGGCGATTATGGATTTCGTGGGTGGTGGTAACGCCTTTGAGCCGCGAAGGCCAATGCAGCAGTCGCTATCGCTTCAGTCCTTTTGCGCATCATGGGCGAGCCGGATCAGAATGGGCGAGCCGGATCAGAACTCCGCGTCGAGCTCCTCCAGCTCCTCCGGCTCGGATTTCGCCGCCTCGATCCAGCTTTTCAGCGCCGGCCATTGCGCGATCGTCTGGCAATAGGCCGCGCTGACGGAATCGAGCGGCACGTCATAGGTCAGGAAGCGCAGGCAGACGGGGGCGTACATCGCATCCGCCATACTCAACGCATCCCCGAAGAGATAGGGGCCGCCATAGGTCTCCAGGCAATCGCGCCAGATCTCGGTGACGCGGTCGATATCGGCCTGCGCCCCGGCCCAGATCTTGAAGCCGGGATAATGCGCCTTCAGGTTCATCGGCAGGGCCGAGCGCAGATTGGCGAAGCCCGAATGCATCTCGCCGCAGATGGCGCGGCAATGGGCGCGCGCCTTGGCTCCCCCGGGCAGCAGGCCAGCCTGCGGGCTGATCTCGTCGAGATAGGCGGCGATCGCGAGCGTGTCCCAGACCTTGATCTCGTCATGCGTCAGGCACGGCACCAGGAAGGATGGCGACAGCAGCAGGAGTTCAGCGCGGGCGGAGGGATCATCGACCGAGAGCATACGCTCCTCGACTGCGAGCCCGGCCATCTGGCAGAGCAGCCAGCCGCGCAGCGACCATGACGAGTAGTTCTTGCTGCTGATGGTCAGGGTCGCGGCGGTCATGGCTGACGTCCTCTTCAGAAGAGGTGATGATCGTAGCAAGAGATGTTCCAAAGTGTGATCGCTTTAGAACAATCTTGCGAAAGATCGCTTTTGCAGTGCAACATAGGGGCGCGGGGACAGGCCGCGGACGGCATCTCCGCCAGCCGCAGCCCGGGTTCCGCTTGTTTCGAGGTCGCACGCTGATGCTCTATGCCGCCTACCAGGCCCAGTCCGACCTCATCAATCCCGCCCGCATGATGGCCCAGGCCGCCCTGACCGCGCTTGGCGCCAGGGCGATGACGGGCCAACCGGTCGACATCCGCGCCGCGGCCGCCGCCTATGAGATGATCGCGCGGGCCGGGCTGACGCATGAGCGGCCGCCCTATGAGATCGACAGCGTGCGCACCGGCAATCACGATGCGGCGGTGACCGAGGAGGTCGTGCTGTCGCTGCCCTTCGGCAGCCTGCTGCGCTTCCACAAGGACACCAACGCCGTTGAGGCCAAGGTCCTGGTCGTCGCGCCGATGTCTGGTCATTTCGCCACCTTGCTGCGCAACACGGTGGCAACGCTGCTGCGCGACCACGACGTCTATATCACCGACTGGCACAATGCCCGCGACGTCAGTCTCGAGGCCGGCGCCTTCGGCTATGACGACTATGTCGACACGCTGATCAGCTTCATCGAAAAGCTGGGGCCCGATACCCATGTCGTCGCAGTGTGCCAACCTTGCGTGCAGGTGCTTACCGCGGCTGCCGTGATGGCGCAGGCCGG harbors:
- a CDS encoding transglutaminase family protein — its product is MIYDVRHLTTYGYSRPVPFARCILRLLPRDDGGQTVRKSELVVTPRPAERIDGICFFGNQMTTLTISKAHRELKVEMRARVEVNRPAPPFPGLTRHWEEVGALALASTSLAPESPTHHLYPSRLVPQVGEVVDYARKSFSPLRPVLEAASELMARIRADFTYDPDATEVTTPLAEAFRQRHGVCQDFAHIMIAGLRGLGLPAAYVSGYIRTIPPPGQKRLEGSDASHAWVTLWCGPETGWIGLDPTNDLIVADDHIVTAFGRDYADVSPLDGVLIGPGSQKVGVAVDVIPIG
- a CDS encoding chloride channel protein gives rise to the protein MTSVADTLSARTASRTRPQRLRRNGRAAYLRFRRNLPRLLRSDDISLVLLAALIGVGAGLLVTAMVGVSKALHAAFFATRHGEVSGAVFVDPLRAVGMPVLGGLVMGAIGLLLARRGRGTVVDPVEANALHGGRLSLKDSLILVVQTMVSNGFGASVGMEAGYTQGGAAFASGLGRLLRVRRADLRMLVGCGTAGAIAAAFDAPLTGAFYAFELIIVTYTVGSLAPVVVASICAVGVTRLFLTPVTLQFGFSGPLSGSDYVLVMIMGILCAGLGIVLMRGVALAESLFRRSRIPLALRPAVGGLLVGLMALVTPAVLSSGHSALHVGFDAYYPAGFLVLVIVLKSLASAISIGSGFRGGLFFASLFIGAMFGKLVAVIWITGFGLQTPSVVIAVIGMSAMATAVVGGPLTMSFLALETTGSLPLTVAVLAASVLSSMTVRRTFGYSFATWRFHLRGETIRSAADIGWMRELSVGRMMRRDVRTVPATLTLEQFRRDFPLGANQRAVLVDELGRYAGIVLVADAYGADAHGADVAVEAIAELARNRKDVLLPHMNIREAASLFATSQTEELVVVDGRESLRVLGLLTEQFALRRYNAELDRQSRDLTGI
- a CDS encoding circularly permuted type 2 ATP-grasp protein, which translates into the protein MALQGRSPSTRVKAERRNALLAGYRPLAGAYDEFMAQDGSIRPHWEPFLTEWSALSQDELNQRFGLADRHVHDTGVSYRVHGDIDERDPQAGERAWPLSHVPLVMTGAEWQTIAAGVAQRAQLLASLLDDIYGPGEMVAKGLLPAAVVTGSPDYLRPLHGAPDGGSLQLYAADLGRGPDGRWWVLGDRAQAPSGAGYALENRLALARAFPDLFRTMNIERLATFFQGFRAGLVAKSRRVEPRICLLTPGPLNESYFEQAYLARYLGFLLVEGGDLMMRDGRIHVRTIAGPKRADVIWRRIDGDFSDPLELNARSALGVAGLVQAVRQGHVHVANGLGSGVVEARALMGFLPKLGKQLLGEEMILPNVATWWCGQPRERAAVLDRLDEMSIAPAFRSAGSGLDSDPILAGELPAAERAALRARIEARGMDYVGQEVVRLSTMPVFQNGRLQPHPVTLRVFAAATPDGWKVMPGGFCRISDEPDARAVSMRSGVRSSDVWVTSDTPVEQVSLLPSGDRIAIRRVVGTLPSRAADNLFWLGRYLERTEATLRLVRALLGRLIDADTTNPTRPDTVRRLANLLVAWGAAPAAKASTAKGSTARNLTSAKGSPVLAQATSALYDAAEYGSARANVGEARRTASVIRERLSIDAWRLFGDLQRQLTLEPGRQPSEGEVYEVADRALKTLAAFSGLSQENMVRGAGWRFLDIGRRLERGVATCRFARHFAETTAQSDGLDALLDLTDSQITYRSRYMLGASLQPVLDLVMLDPYNPRSVAFQVDRLDIEIAHLPSLTEDGMLEAPRRLVLKLAAECRTSEASRLDRTSILLFEQLLMGLSSAIADRYFLQNSGPEGSRLTGIA
- the pobA gene encoding 4-hydroxybenzoate 3-monooxygenase, with product MHTQVAIIGSGPAGLLLGQLLHLAGIDSVILERKDRDYVLARIRAGVLEQGTVGLIDKIGAGARLQAEGLKHDGFDLLFGGQRHRIALDRAAGGGHVTVYGQTEVTRDLMDQRATQNGRTVFEAKDVALHDFDRDRPFVSYVENGVPKRLDCDVIAGCDGYHGVSRASVPESAITSFERIYPFGWLGILADVPPVSHELIYAGGERGFALCSMRSATRSRYYVQCALDQRVEDWSDERFWDELRRRLDPASAEALVTGPSIEKSIAPLRSFVAEPMRFGRLFLAGDAAHIVPPTGAKGLNLAASDVHYLSQALIEFFIERSSAGIDAYSAKALARIWKAERFSWWLTSLMHHFPENGAFAQRMQRAELDYLVSSDHAMAALAENYVGLPY
- a CDS encoding aldehyde dehydrogenase family protein, coding for MTEMFKNLIAGEWASAGNASRNINPSNTNDVVGEYAQGSVEQMNDAVAAAKAAFPAWSRSGPQERYEILKKASDEILARKEELGRLLSREEGKTLAEGIGEAGRAGQIFAFFAGECLRLGGEAVPSVRPGVGVEITREPVGVIGMITPWNFPIAIPAWKIAPALAYGNCVVIKPADLVPGSAWALVDIIQRAGLPKGVLNLVMGRGSVVGQALLQHKDVHAISFTGSVSTGRKVAEACIASSPMKKVQLEMGGKNPLVVLDDADLKIAVEAAVTGAYFSTGQRCTASSRLIVQAGIHDRFVEACIERLKGVVVDDALKSGTHIGPVVDQSQLDQDLKYIQIAKDEGGKLAWGGEVLKRETPGFYLQPALFTETTNAMRISREEVFGPVANVIRVKDYEEALHLANDTEFGLSAGICTTSLKYATHFKRNSEAGMVMVNLATAGVDYHVPFGGRKGSSYGPREQGAYAKEMYTTVKTAYTLA
- a CDS encoding helix-turn-helix domain-containing protein translates to MPPRFQKPFHSPACPVEAALGLIGGKWKGIVLYHLLGGTLRFNAIRRSISGVTQRMLTAQLRELEADGLIVRVVFAEVPPRVEYSLSAKGRTLEPVIMALRAWGEEHVMPPDDAEAAA
- a CDS encoding glutathione S-transferase family protein, with the protein product MTAATLTISSKNYSSWSLRGWLLCQMAGLAVEERMLSVDDPSARAELLLLSPSFLVPCLTHDEIKVWDTLAIAAYLDEISPQAGLLPGGAKARAHCRAICGEMHSGFANLRSALPMNLKAHYPGFKIWAGAQADIDRVTEIWRDCLETYGGPYLFGDALSMADAMYAPVCLRFLTYDVPLDSVSAAYCQTIAQWPALKSWIEAAKSEPEELEELDAEF
- a CDS encoding zinc-binding alcohol dehydrogenase family protein, which gives rise to MRAIGYREPQPISSETSLIDLDLLAPVATGHDLLVEVKAVSVNPVDTKVRRNARPAEGEVRVLGWDAAGVVKAVGPDVKAFKPGDAVFYAGAIDRPGSNAEFQLVDERIVGIKPASLSFAEAAALPLTAITAWEALFDRIKIADAVPGAAKAVLIVGGAGGVGSIAIQLARQLTDLTVIATASRPETQAWARELGAQHVIDHGKPLAAEVEALRIGAPGLVFVTTHTLDHLPEIIKLIAPQGRIAVIDDAPALDVMPLKGKSLSLHWEMMFARSLHQTADMQAQGDLLNEVSRLVDAGRIRTTLTETFGTINAGNLKRAHALIETNRAKGKIVLEGF